A single Gasterosteus aculeatus chromosome 2, fGasAcu3.hap1.1, whole genome shotgun sequence DNA region contains:
- the atp13a2 gene encoding polyamine-transporting ATPase 13A2 isoform X2 encodes MDVRGNAAESQSARASPGPRDHVLGPDSHMYVQGYKWVRWRVWCCRLAAALSLGLLLIVFHWQPRLAVLARCRSCPLALADILLITDSFGRRHVMKVLTEEMEDGSVDLLGELEDNDCRDTVQLHKEEKTLLRYYLFEGLRYIWLARKGSFCRASVLNENWTRKDLHSFQKGLSPLEQSLRKRMYGPNLIDVPVKPYVQMLFEEVLNPFYVFQAFSITLWLVDKYYFYAICIFIISIFSIGISLHEIRKQSITLRNMAQFITNVTIRRNSGVEECVSSEELVPGDCVIIPPEGLLLPCDAALLAGECLVNESMLTGESVPVLKTPLPTGDGGYSSETERRHTLFCGTHLILAKGGGASAVAVVTSTGFFTAKGSLVSSIMHPQPTDFRFYKDSAKFLLLLGFVAFMGTIYSIVVLYKSNVTWWELVIRSLDLVTIAVPPALPAAITTGTIHAQRRLKKQGIFCVSPPRINICGKISLFCFDKTGTLTEEGLDVWGVMEGGAAGFSELVPDPSLLAPGPMLSGLACCHTVTLLQGQPLGDPLELKMVESTGWTLQEPEGNGDALDSEFGGHRVLAVVKPHSQSTSTEQAVAIVRRFPFSSALQRMSVVTVAHGGHSALAFLKGSPEMVAGLCRAETVPQQFSSKLRSFSSEGLRVLALACKPVDERTDLGTIEREEVEKELQFLGFLMLKNLVKPESAGVINVLRLANLRSAMVTGDNILTAVNVAKTCGMVGVDEKVIFVNATPPTAQSMPTLEFSLEGDRATAGQTAIVPQRLYQNGFDYHLAINGKSFAALCNHFPECLPKVLLRATVFARMAPDQKTQLVKELQKLNYRVGMCGDGANDCGALRAADVGVSLSEAEASVASPFTSKTEDISCVPLLIREGRCSLVTSFSLFRYMSLYSLIQFCSVLVLYTVRTTLADLQFLFCDLFVVTLLAIVMGRGGPSGELHPHRPSASLLALPVLGSLLLHTGMVVLGQLAALFITTSQDWYVPLNSTVFGVANLPNMENTSVFSLSAFQYIIMAVVVTKGYPHKKPLFYNWIFLCLLLVLFALTTWLVLYPGPFAGHQLQLHNFLDMDFKMLLVAVAALNFLVCFLVEVLVDKGILNCLRSLRGRRQSKKQYKRLNVLLCESPLWPPLNETMSPTEHTVIHCS; translated from the exons ATGGACGTCCGTG GTAACGCAGCCGAGTCGCAGAGCGCACGCGCCTCGCCCGGTCCGCGCGACCACGTGCTCGGTCCTGACTCACACATG TACGTCCAGGGCTACAAGTGGGTGCGCTGGCGGGTGTGGTGTTGTCGCCTGGCGGCTGCGCTGTCCTTGGGTCTCCTGTTGATCGTGTTTCACTGGCAGCCCCGCCTCGCCGTCCTCGCCCGCTGCCGCTCCTGCCCTCTGGCTCTGGCAGATATTCTACTGATAACT gACAGCTTCGGCCGGCGTCATGTGATGAAGGTCCtcacagaggagatggaggacggCAG CGTGGACTTGTTGGGTGAGCTGGAGGACAATGACTGCAGGGACACGGTTCAGCTGCacaaggaggag AAAACACTGTTGCGCTACTACCTGTTTGAGGGACTGCGTTACATCTGGCTGGCCAGGAAAGGATCCTTCTGCCGTGCCAG TGTCCTCAATGAGAACTGGACCCGCAAGGACCTGCACAGTTTCCAAAAGGGCCTGAGTCCCCTGGAGCAGAGCTTGAG GAAACGCATGTATGGGCCCAACCTGATTGATGTGCCTGTGAAGCCTTATGTGCAAATGCTGTTTGAGGAG GTCCTCAACCCATTTTATGTGTTTCAAGCGTTCAGCATCACCCTGTGGCTGGTcgataaatattatttttacgccatatgtatatttattatcTCCATTTTCTCCATCGGCATCTCCCTTCATGAGATCCGCAAG CAAAGCATCACTCTGCGGAACATGGCCCAGTTTATCACTAACGTCACAATAAGGAGAAACTCGGGAG tggaggagtgtgtgagCTCGGAGGAGCTGGTCCCCGGCGACTGTGTGATCATCCCTCCGGAAGGTCTACTGCTGCCCTGCGATGCTGCCCTGCTGGCCGGGGAGTGTCTGGTGAACGAGAGCATGCTCACAG GTGAAAGTGTCCCGGTGCTGAAAACGCCACTGCCGACTGGTGATGGGGGGTACAGCTCGGAGACGGAGCGCAGACACACCCTCTTCTGTGGCACGCACCTCATTCTGGCCAAAGGGGGCGGCGCCAGTGCCGTTGCTGTGGTCACGAGCACCG GGTTCTTCACAGCCAAAGGCAGCCTGGTTAGCTCCATTATGCATCCCCAGCCGACCGACTTCCGCTTCTACAAAGACTCGGCCAagttcctgctcctcctgggtTTCGTTG CTTTTATGGGCACCATTTACAGCATCGTGGTCCTCTACAAAAGCAAT GTGACTTGGTGGGAGTTGGTGATCCGGAGCCTGGATCTGGTGACCATCGCAGTGCCTCCCGCCCTGCCTGCCGCAATCACCACGGGCACCATCCACGCCCAGCGCAGGCTGAAGAAGCAGGGCATCTTCTGCGTCAGTCCGCCACGCATCAATATCTGCGGCAAGATCTCGCTCTTCTGCTTCGacaag ACGGGGACTCTTACGGAGGAAGGTCTGGACGTGTGGGGCGTGATGGAGGGGGGAGCAGCTGGATTCTCAGAGCTGGTCCCAGATCCCAGCCTCCTGGCCCCTGGGCCCATGCTCTCAGGCCTGGCCTGCTGTCACACCGTGACGCTGCTGCAAGGGCAGCCCCTCGGAGACCCTCTGGAGCTCAAGATGGTCGAGTCCACCGGTTGG ACCCTCCAGGAGCCGGAAGGAAATGGAGACGCGTTGGATTCAGAGTTCGGAGGCCACAGAGTTCTGGCTGTTGTAAAACCTCATTCTCAAAGTACT TCCACGGAGCAGGCGGTGGCCATTGTTCGGAGGTTTCCCTTCTCCTCGGCGCTGCAGAGGATGAGCGTGGTGACGGTGGCCCACGGGGGACACTCGGCACTCGCTTTCCTCAAAGGATCCCCCGAGATGGTGGCCGGCCTCTGCCGGGCAGAAACCG TGCCGCAGCAGTTCTCCAGTAAACTGCGCAGCTTCTCCAGTGAAGGCCTCAGAGTCCTCGCCCTGGCCTGTAAACCAGTAGACGAGCGCACTGACCTGGGGACCATTGAACG AGAGGAAGTGGAGAAAGAACTGCAGTTCCTGGGCTTCCTGATGCTGAAGAATCTGGTGAAGCCAGAAAGCGCCGGGGTCATTAACGTTCTGAGACTGGCCAACCTCCGCAGCGCCATGGTCACTG GGGACAACattttaacagcagtcaacgTAGCAAAAACCTGTGGCATGGTGGGAGTCGACGAGAAGGTGATATTCGTCAAtgcgaccccccccaccgcccagTCCATGCCCACTCTGGAGTTCAGCCTGGAGGGAGACCGGGCCACGGCGGGCCAAACCGCTATCGTCCCTCAG aGACTTTACCAAAATGGTTTTGACTATCACCTGGCTATTAATGGCAAGTCCTTTGCTGCCCTCTGTAACCACTTCCCTGAGTGTTTGCCAAAG GTTTTGTTGCGTGCCACTGTATTTGCACGCATGGCTCCAGACCAGAAGACCCAGCTGGTAAAGGAGCTGCAGAAACTGAA CTACCGGGTGGGCATGTGCGGGGACGGGGCCAATGACTGCGGGGCCCTGAGAGCCGCTGACGTCGGGGTTTCCCTGTCCGAGGCCGAAGCTTCCGTCGCGTCGCCTTTTACTTCCAAGACCGAAGACATCAGCTGCGTGCCGCTGCTCATCCG AGAGGGCCGGTGTTCTCTGGTCACATCCTTCAGTCTCTTTAGGTACATGTCCCTGTACAGCCTCATCCAGTTCTgctccgtcctcgtcctctaCACC GTGAGGACGACCCTGGCTGACCTCCAGTTCCTGTTCTGTGACTTGTTCGTGGTGACCTTGCTGGCCATCGTGATGGGGAGAGGAGGCCCCAGTGGGGAGCTGCACCCCCACAGACCCTCAGCCAGCCTGCTGGCCCTGCCCGTCCTgggcagcctcctcctccacaccggCATGGTTGTTCTGGGCCAGTTGGCCGCGCTTTTCATCACCACCTCACAGGACTG GTACGTTCCACTCAATTCAACGGTGTTCGGCGTGGCCAATCTGCCCAACATGGAGAACACCAGCGTGTTTTCCCTGTCAGCTTTCCAGTACATCATCATGGCCGTGGTGGTCACCAAGGGGTACCCTCACAAGAAACCTCTCTTCTACAACT GGATCTTCCTCTGCCTGCTGCTCGTCCTCTTTGCCCTGACGACTTGGCTGGTTTTGTATCCCGGCCCCTTCGCTGGTcaccaactacagctgcacaaCTTCTTGGATATGGATTTTAAAATGCTGCTTGTCGCCGTGGCTGCTCTCAACTTCCTCGTTTGTTTTCTCGTGGAG GTGCTGGTAGACAAAGGCATCCTGAACTGTCTTCGGTCGCTGCGTGGGAGGCGTCAGTCCAAGAAACAGTACAAACGTCTGAACGTGCTTCTGTGTGAATCCCCGTTGTGGCCGCCGCTGAATGAGACGATGTCTCCCACAGAACACACGGTCATCCACTGCAGCTAG
- the atp13a2 gene encoding polyamine-transporting ATPase 13A2 isoform X3, whose amino-acid sequence MYVQGYKWVRWRVWCCRLAAALSLGLLLIVFHWQPRLAVLARCRSCPLALADILLITDSFGRRHVMKVLTEEMEDGSVDLLGELEDNDCRDTVQLHKEEKTLLRYYLFEGLRYIWLARKGSFCRASVLNENWTRKDLHSFQKGLSPLEQSLRKRMYGPNLIDVPVKPYVQMLFEEVLNPFYVFQAFSITLWLVDKYYFYAICIFIISIFSIGISLHEIRKQSITLRNMAQFITNVTIRRNSGVEECVSSEELVPGDCVIIPPEGLLLPCDAALLAGECLVNESMLTGESVPVLKTPLPTGDGGYSSETERRHTLFCGTHLILAKGGGASAVAVVTSTGFFTAKGSLVSSIMHPQPTDFRFYKDSAKFLLLLGFVAFMGTIYSIVVLYKSNVTWWELVIRSLDLVTIAVPPALPAAITTGTIHAQRRLKKQGIFCVSPPRINICGKISLFCFDKTGTLTEEGLDVWGVMEGGAAGFSELVPDPSLLAPGPMLSGLACCHTVTLLQGQPLGDPLELKMVESTGWTLQEPEGNGDALDSEFGGHRVLAVVKPHSQSTSTEQAVAIVRRFPFSSALQRMSVVTVAHGGHSALAFLKGSPEMVAGLCRAETVPQQFSSKLRSFSSEGLRVLALACKPVDERTDLGTIEREEVEKELQFLGFLMLKNLVKPESAGVINVLRLANLRSAMVTGDNILTAVNVAKTCGMVGVDEKVIFVNATPPTAQSMPTLEFSLEGDRATAGQTAIVPQRLYQNGFDYHLAINGKSFAALCNHFPECLPKVLLRATVFARMAPDQKTQLVKELQKLNYRVGMCGDGANDCGALRAADVGVSLSEAEASVASPFTSKTEDISCVPLLIREGRCSLVTSFSLFRYMSLYSLIQFCSVLVLYTVRTTLADLQFLFCDLFVVTLLAIVMGRGGPSGELHPHRPSASLLALPVLGSLLLHTGMVVLGQLAALFITTSQDWYVPLNSTVFGVANLPNMENTSVFSLSAFQYIIMAVVVTKGYPHKKPLFYNWIFLCLLLVLFALTTWLVLYPGPFAGHQLQLHNFLDMDFKMLLVAVAALNFLVCFLVEVLVDKGILNCLRSLRGRRQSKKQYKRLNVLLCESPLWPPLNETMSPTEHTVIHCS is encoded by the exons ATG TACGTCCAGGGCTACAAGTGGGTGCGCTGGCGGGTGTGGTGTTGTCGCCTGGCGGCTGCGCTGTCCTTGGGTCTCCTGTTGATCGTGTTTCACTGGCAGCCCCGCCTCGCCGTCCTCGCCCGCTGCCGCTCCTGCCCTCTGGCTCTGGCAGATATTCTACTGATAACT gACAGCTTCGGCCGGCGTCATGTGATGAAGGTCCtcacagaggagatggaggacggCAG CGTGGACTTGTTGGGTGAGCTGGAGGACAATGACTGCAGGGACACGGTTCAGCTGCacaaggaggag AAAACACTGTTGCGCTACTACCTGTTTGAGGGACTGCGTTACATCTGGCTGGCCAGGAAAGGATCCTTCTGCCGTGCCAG TGTCCTCAATGAGAACTGGACCCGCAAGGACCTGCACAGTTTCCAAAAGGGCCTGAGTCCCCTGGAGCAGAGCTTGAG GAAACGCATGTATGGGCCCAACCTGATTGATGTGCCTGTGAAGCCTTATGTGCAAATGCTGTTTGAGGAG GTCCTCAACCCATTTTATGTGTTTCAAGCGTTCAGCATCACCCTGTGGCTGGTcgataaatattatttttacgccatatgtatatttattatcTCCATTTTCTCCATCGGCATCTCCCTTCATGAGATCCGCAAG CAAAGCATCACTCTGCGGAACATGGCCCAGTTTATCACTAACGTCACAATAAGGAGAAACTCGGGAG tggaggagtgtgtgagCTCGGAGGAGCTGGTCCCCGGCGACTGTGTGATCATCCCTCCGGAAGGTCTACTGCTGCCCTGCGATGCTGCCCTGCTGGCCGGGGAGTGTCTGGTGAACGAGAGCATGCTCACAG GTGAAAGTGTCCCGGTGCTGAAAACGCCACTGCCGACTGGTGATGGGGGGTACAGCTCGGAGACGGAGCGCAGACACACCCTCTTCTGTGGCACGCACCTCATTCTGGCCAAAGGGGGCGGCGCCAGTGCCGTTGCTGTGGTCACGAGCACCG GGTTCTTCACAGCCAAAGGCAGCCTGGTTAGCTCCATTATGCATCCCCAGCCGACCGACTTCCGCTTCTACAAAGACTCGGCCAagttcctgctcctcctgggtTTCGTTG CTTTTATGGGCACCATTTACAGCATCGTGGTCCTCTACAAAAGCAAT GTGACTTGGTGGGAGTTGGTGATCCGGAGCCTGGATCTGGTGACCATCGCAGTGCCTCCCGCCCTGCCTGCCGCAATCACCACGGGCACCATCCACGCCCAGCGCAGGCTGAAGAAGCAGGGCATCTTCTGCGTCAGTCCGCCACGCATCAATATCTGCGGCAAGATCTCGCTCTTCTGCTTCGacaag ACGGGGACTCTTACGGAGGAAGGTCTGGACGTGTGGGGCGTGATGGAGGGGGGAGCAGCTGGATTCTCAGAGCTGGTCCCAGATCCCAGCCTCCTGGCCCCTGGGCCCATGCTCTCAGGCCTGGCCTGCTGTCACACCGTGACGCTGCTGCAAGGGCAGCCCCTCGGAGACCCTCTGGAGCTCAAGATGGTCGAGTCCACCGGTTGG ACCCTCCAGGAGCCGGAAGGAAATGGAGACGCGTTGGATTCAGAGTTCGGAGGCCACAGAGTTCTGGCTGTTGTAAAACCTCATTCTCAAAGTACT TCCACGGAGCAGGCGGTGGCCATTGTTCGGAGGTTTCCCTTCTCCTCGGCGCTGCAGAGGATGAGCGTGGTGACGGTGGCCCACGGGGGACACTCGGCACTCGCTTTCCTCAAAGGATCCCCCGAGATGGTGGCCGGCCTCTGCCGGGCAGAAACCG TGCCGCAGCAGTTCTCCAGTAAACTGCGCAGCTTCTCCAGTGAAGGCCTCAGAGTCCTCGCCCTGGCCTGTAAACCAGTAGACGAGCGCACTGACCTGGGGACCATTGAACG AGAGGAAGTGGAGAAAGAACTGCAGTTCCTGGGCTTCCTGATGCTGAAGAATCTGGTGAAGCCAGAAAGCGCCGGGGTCATTAACGTTCTGAGACTGGCCAACCTCCGCAGCGCCATGGTCACTG GGGACAACattttaacagcagtcaacgTAGCAAAAACCTGTGGCATGGTGGGAGTCGACGAGAAGGTGATATTCGTCAAtgcgaccccccccaccgcccagTCCATGCCCACTCTGGAGTTCAGCCTGGAGGGAGACCGGGCCACGGCGGGCCAAACCGCTATCGTCCCTCAG aGACTTTACCAAAATGGTTTTGACTATCACCTGGCTATTAATGGCAAGTCCTTTGCTGCCCTCTGTAACCACTTCCCTGAGTGTTTGCCAAAG GTTTTGTTGCGTGCCACTGTATTTGCACGCATGGCTCCAGACCAGAAGACCCAGCTGGTAAAGGAGCTGCAGAAACTGAA CTACCGGGTGGGCATGTGCGGGGACGGGGCCAATGACTGCGGGGCCCTGAGAGCCGCTGACGTCGGGGTTTCCCTGTCCGAGGCCGAAGCTTCCGTCGCGTCGCCTTTTACTTCCAAGACCGAAGACATCAGCTGCGTGCCGCTGCTCATCCG AGAGGGCCGGTGTTCTCTGGTCACATCCTTCAGTCTCTTTAGGTACATGTCCCTGTACAGCCTCATCCAGTTCTgctccgtcctcgtcctctaCACC GTGAGGACGACCCTGGCTGACCTCCAGTTCCTGTTCTGTGACTTGTTCGTGGTGACCTTGCTGGCCATCGTGATGGGGAGAGGAGGCCCCAGTGGGGAGCTGCACCCCCACAGACCCTCAGCCAGCCTGCTGGCCCTGCCCGTCCTgggcagcctcctcctccacaccggCATGGTTGTTCTGGGCCAGTTGGCCGCGCTTTTCATCACCACCTCACAGGACTG GTACGTTCCACTCAATTCAACGGTGTTCGGCGTGGCCAATCTGCCCAACATGGAGAACACCAGCGTGTTTTCCCTGTCAGCTTTCCAGTACATCATCATGGCCGTGGTGGTCACCAAGGGGTACCCTCACAAGAAACCTCTCTTCTACAACT GGATCTTCCTCTGCCTGCTGCTCGTCCTCTTTGCCCTGACGACTTGGCTGGTTTTGTATCCCGGCCCCTTCGCTGGTcaccaactacagctgcacaaCTTCTTGGATATGGATTTTAAAATGCTGCTTGTCGCCGTGGCTGCTCTCAACTTCCTCGTTTGTTTTCTCGTGGAG GTGCTGGTAGACAAAGGCATCCTGAACTGTCTTCGGTCGCTGCGTGGGAGGCGTCAGTCCAAGAAACAGTACAAACGTCTGAACGTGCTTCTGTGTGAATCCCCGTTGTGGCCGCCGCTGAATGAGACGATGTCTCCCACAGAACACACGGTCATCCACTGCAGCTAG
- the atp13a2 gene encoding polyamine-transporting ATPase 13A2 isoform X1, whose translation MSSRVVGNAAESQSARASPGPRDHVLGPDSHMYVQGYKWVRWRVWCCRLAAALSLGLLLIVFHWQPRLAVLARCRSCPLALADILLITDSFGRRHVMKVLTEEMEDGSVDLLGELEDNDCRDTVQLHKEEKTLLRYYLFEGLRYIWLARKGSFCRASVLNENWTRKDLHSFQKGLSPLEQSLRKRMYGPNLIDVPVKPYVQMLFEEVLNPFYVFQAFSITLWLVDKYYFYAICIFIISIFSIGISLHEIRKQSITLRNMAQFITNVTIRRNSGVEECVSSEELVPGDCVIIPPEGLLLPCDAALLAGECLVNESMLTGESVPVLKTPLPTGDGGYSSETERRHTLFCGTHLILAKGGGASAVAVVTSTGFFTAKGSLVSSIMHPQPTDFRFYKDSAKFLLLLGFVAFMGTIYSIVVLYKSNVTWWELVIRSLDLVTIAVPPALPAAITTGTIHAQRRLKKQGIFCVSPPRINICGKISLFCFDKTGTLTEEGLDVWGVMEGGAAGFSELVPDPSLLAPGPMLSGLACCHTVTLLQGQPLGDPLELKMVESTGWTLQEPEGNGDALDSEFGGHRVLAVVKPHSQSTSTEQAVAIVRRFPFSSALQRMSVVTVAHGGHSALAFLKGSPEMVAGLCRAETVPQQFSSKLRSFSSEGLRVLALACKPVDERTDLGTIEREEVEKELQFLGFLMLKNLVKPESAGVINVLRLANLRSAMVTGDNILTAVNVAKTCGMVGVDEKVIFVNATPPTAQSMPTLEFSLEGDRATAGQTAIVPQRLYQNGFDYHLAINGKSFAALCNHFPECLPKVLLRATVFARMAPDQKTQLVKELQKLNYRVGMCGDGANDCGALRAADVGVSLSEAEASVASPFTSKTEDISCVPLLIREGRCSLVTSFSLFRYMSLYSLIQFCSVLVLYTVRTTLADLQFLFCDLFVVTLLAIVMGRGGPSGELHPHRPSASLLALPVLGSLLLHTGMVVLGQLAALFITTSQDWYVPLNSTVFGVANLPNMENTSVFSLSAFQYIIMAVVVTKGYPHKKPLFYNWIFLCLLLVLFALTTWLVLYPGPFAGHQLQLHNFLDMDFKMLLVAVAALNFLVCFLVEVLVDKGILNCLRSLRGRRQSKKQYKRLNVLLCESPLWPPLNETMSPTEHTVIHCS comes from the exons ATGTCCAGCCGGGTGGTCG GTAACGCAGCCGAGTCGCAGAGCGCACGCGCCTCGCCCGGTCCGCGCGACCACGTGCTCGGTCCTGACTCACACATG TACGTCCAGGGCTACAAGTGGGTGCGCTGGCGGGTGTGGTGTTGTCGCCTGGCGGCTGCGCTGTCCTTGGGTCTCCTGTTGATCGTGTTTCACTGGCAGCCCCGCCTCGCCGTCCTCGCCCGCTGCCGCTCCTGCCCTCTGGCTCTGGCAGATATTCTACTGATAACT gACAGCTTCGGCCGGCGTCATGTGATGAAGGTCCtcacagaggagatggaggacggCAG CGTGGACTTGTTGGGTGAGCTGGAGGACAATGACTGCAGGGACACGGTTCAGCTGCacaaggaggag AAAACACTGTTGCGCTACTACCTGTTTGAGGGACTGCGTTACATCTGGCTGGCCAGGAAAGGATCCTTCTGCCGTGCCAG TGTCCTCAATGAGAACTGGACCCGCAAGGACCTGCACAGTTTCCAAAAGGGCCTGAGTCCCCTGGAGCAGAGCTTGAG GAAACGCATGTATGGGCCCAACCTGATTGATGTGCCTGTGAAGCCTTATGTGCAAATGCTGTTTGAGGAG GTCCTCAACCCATTTTATGTGTTTCAAGCGTTCAGCATCACCCTGTGGCTGGTcgataaatattatttttacgccatatgtatatttattatcTCCATTTTCTCCATCGGCATCTCCCTTCATGAGATCCGCAAG CAAAGCATCACTCTGCGGAACATGGCCCAGTTTATCACTAACGTCACAATAAGGAGAAACTCGGGAG tggaggagtgtgtgagCTCGGAGGAGCTGGTCCCCGGCGACTGTGTGATCATCCCTCCGGAAGGTCTACTGCTGCCCTGCGATGCTGCCCTGCTGGCCGGGGAGTGTCTGGTGAACGAGAGCATGCTCACAG GTGAAAGTGTCCCGGTGCTGAAAACGCCACTGCCGACTGGTGATGGGGGGTACAGCTCGGAGACGGAGCGCAGACACACCCTCTTCTGTGGCACGCACCTCATTCTGGCCAAAGGGGGCGGCGCCAGTGCCGTTGCTGTGGTCACGAGCACCG GGTTCTTCACAGCCAAAGGCAGCCTGGTTAGCTCCATTATGCATCCCCAGCCGACCGACTTCCGCTTCTACAAAGACTCGGCCAagttcctgctcctcctgggtTTCGTTG CTTTTATGGGCACCATTTACAGCATCGTGGTCCTCTACAAAAGCAAT GTGACTTGGTGGGAGTTGGTGATCCGGAGCCTGGATCTGGTGACCATCGCAGTGCCTCCCGCCCTGCCTGCCGCAATCACCACGGGCACCATCCACGCCCAGCGCAGGCTGAAGAAGCAGGGCATCTTCTGCGTCAGTCCGCCACGCATCAATATCTGCGGCAAGATCTCGCTCTTCTGCTTCGacaag ACGGGGACTCTTACGGAGGAAGGTCTGGACGTGTGGGGCGTGATGGAGGGGGGAGCAGCTGGATTCTCAGAGCTGGTCCCAGATCCCAGCCTCCTGGCCCCTGGGCCCATGCTCTCAGGCCTGGCCTGCTGTCACACCGTGACGCTGCTGCAAGGGCAGCCCCTCGGAGACCCTCTGGAGCTCAAGATGGTCGAGTCCACCGGTTGG ACCCTCCAGGAGCCGGAAGGAAATGGAGACGCGTTGGATTCAGAGTTCGGAGGCCACAGAGTTCTGGCTGTTGTAAAACCTCATTCTCAAAGTACT TCCACGGAGCAGGCGGTGGCCATTGTTCGGAGGTTTCCCTTCTCCTCGGCGCTGCAGAGGATGAGCGTGGTGACGGTGGCCCACGGGGGACACTCGGCACTCGCTTTCCTCAAAGGATCCCCCGAGATGGTGGCCGGCCTCTGCCGGGCAGAAACCG TGCCGCAGCAGTTCTCCAGTAAACTGCGCAGCTTCTCCAGTGAAGGCCTCAGAGTCCTCGCCCTGGCCTGTAAACCAGTAGACGAGCGCACTGACCTGGGGACCATTGAACG AGAGGAAGTGGAGAAAGAACTGCAGTTCCTGGGCTTCCTGATGCTGAAGAATCTGGTGAAGCCAGAAAGCGCCGGGGTCATTAACGTTCTGAGACTGGCCAACCTCCGCAGCGCCATGGTCACTG GGGACAACattttaacagcagtcaacgTAGCAAAAACCTGTGGCATGGTGGGAGTCGACGAGAAGGTGATATTCGTCAAtgcgaccccccccaccgcccagTCCATGCCCACTCTGGAGTTCAGCCTGGAGGGAGACCGGGCCACGGCGGGCCAAACCGCTATCGTCCCTCAG aGACTTTACCAAAATGGTTTTGACTATCACCTGGCTATTAATGGCAAGTCCTTTGCTGCCCTCTGTAACCACTTCCCTGAGTGTTTGCCAAAG GTTTTGTTGCGTGCCACTGTATTTGCACGCATGGCTCCAGACCAGAAGACCCAGCTGGTAAAGGAGCTGCAGAAACTGAA CTACCGGGTGGGCATGTGCGGGGACGGGGCCAATGACTGCGGGGCCCTGAGAGCCGCTGACGTCGGGGTTTCCCTGTCCGAGGCCGAAGCTTCCGTCGCGTCGCCTTTTACTTCCAAGACCGAAGACATCAGCTGCGTGCCGCTGCTCATCCG AGAGGGCCGGTGTTCTCTGGTCACATCCTTCAGTCTCTTTAGGTACATGTCCCTGTACAGCCTCATCCAGTTCTgctccgtcctcgtcctctaCACC GTGAGGACGACCCTGGCTGACCTCCAGTTCCTGTTCTGTGACTTGTTCGTGGTGACCTTGCTGGCCATCGTGATGGGGAGAGGAGGCCCCAGTGGGGAGCTGCACCCCCACAGACCCTCAGCCAGCCTGCTGGCCCTGCCCGTCCTgggcagcctcctcctccacaccggCATGGTTGTTCTGGGCCAGTTGGCCGCGCTTTTCATCACCACCTCACAGGACTG GTACGTTCCACTCAATTCAACGGTGTTCGGCGTGGCCAATCTGCCCAACATGGAGAACACCAGCGTGTTTTCCCTGTCAGCTTTCCAGTACATCATCATGGCCGTGGTGGTCACCAAGGGGTACCCTCACAAGAAACCTCTCTTCTACAACT GGATCTTCCTCTGCCTGCTGCTCGTCCTCTTTGCCCTGACGACTTGGCTGGTTTTGTATCCCGGCCCCTTCGCTGGTcaccaactacagctgcacaaCTTCTTGGATATGGATTTTAAAATGCTGCTTGTCGCCGTGGCTGCTCTCAACTTCCTCGTTTGTTTTCTCGTGGAG GTGCTGGTAGACAAAGGCATCCTGAACTGTCTTCGGTCGCTGCGTGGGAGGCGTCAGTCCAAGAAACAGTACAAACGTCTGAACGTGCTTCTGTGTGAATCCCCGTTGTGGCCGCCGCTGAATGAGACGATGTCTCCCACAGAACACACGGTCATCCACTGCAGCTAG